A single window of Acinetobacter wuhouensis DNA harbors:
- a CDS encoding NUDIX hydrolase: protein MNVITVAAAIILNQHNQLLLVRKKNTQFFMQVGGKLEPNEAPEQTMIREIAEEISAQAEIEQFVGRFETRAANEAGHQLISYVYQVNLDQAPQIDAEIAEMKWIDLDDQQTLLAPLTKEVVIPWCKANLA from the coding sequence ATGAATGTCATTACTGTTGCTGCTGCCATTATTCTCAATCAACACAATCAATTACTACTCGTACGTAAGAAGAATACGCAGTTCTTTATGCAAGTCGGTGGAAAGCTTGAGCCAAATGAAGCACCTGAGCAGACCATGATTCGTGAAATTGCGGAAGAGATTAGTGCACAGGCTGAAATTGAGCAATTTGTTGGGCGTTTTGAAACACGGGCTGCCAATGAAGCAGGACATCAGTTGATTAGTTATGTTTATCAGGTCAATCTCGATCAAGCACCGCAGATTGATGCTGAAATTGCAGAAATGAAGTGGATTGATTTGGATGATCAGCAGACTTTACTTGCACCATTAACCAAAGAAGTTGTGATTCCGTGGTGTAAGGCAAATCTAGCTTAA
- a CDS encoding LOG family protein: MNSIAIFCGSSLGTDQIFADIAKLTGETIAKQGKTLVYGGGRSGLMGLVADSALAKGGKVIGVIPQNLVDAELAHPHLTELYTVKDMHERKTKMSELADGFIALPGGPGTWEEIFEQWTWAQLGIHLKPCAFLNVNGFYDDLFKFIQLSTDKGFTKSRFTNTLIQSDSIEVILEQLERFVAPEPKWGAQEREILDKLA, translated from the coding sequence ATGAATTCTATTGCTATTTTTTGTGGTTCATCATTAGGTACTGATCAGATCTTTGCTGATATAGCGAAACTGACTGGTGAAACTATCGCCAAGCAAGGGAAAACATTGGTTTATGGTGGTGGTCGTTCAGGGCTAATGGGACTGGTTGCTGACAGTGCGTTGGCAAAAGGTGGTAAGGTCATCGGTGTTATTCCACAAAACTTGGTGGATGCTGAATTGGCCCATCCTCACCTCACTGAGCTGTATACAGTGAAAGATATGCATGAGCGTAAAACCAAAATGTCTGAGTTGGCAGATGGTTTTATCGCTTTGCCTGGTGGTCCTGGAACTTGGGAAGAGATTTTTGAACAATGGACTTGGGCGCAATTGGGCATTCACTTAAAGCCTTGCGCATTTTTAAATGTGAATGGTTTTTATGATGACCTATTTAAATTTATCCAGTTAAGTACAGATAAAGGATTCACCAAAAGTCGCTTTACCAACACTTTAATTCAATCTGATTCAATCGAGGTTATTTTAGAACAGTTAGAGCGTTTTGTAGCGCCTGAGCCTAAATGGGGTGCACAAGAGCGTGAAATTCTGGATAAATTGGCTTAA
- a CDS encoding magnesium and cobalt transport protein CorA, whose amino-acid sequence MLEAFYATERGSLEDATINGGFDLHPELVWVDLIAPSSEEQEWVLEAYEQNLPTLKSLEDISSSARFYRDDDGILHISTYFLTKNKNYQVEGDPEDTSNMLANVQTVAFILHKDRLFTLRGEKLVAFRAFRARARRNDYEIDYKDPTWILLGLLEAKLDELADILEDIHRDLESYSTEVLNVRHREQILDLDDMITRLAQKEDMLGKAQLCLIDLRRVLTFLSRPRALGSHIYDADIRELSEDVRSLVEHDAFLFQKVRFLLDTTSGFINTEQNDTIRRFSILPSMLAPPMLIASIYGMNTEVLPFAHGTTSFYVVITILVAFFVGPLIYFRWKKWI is encoded by the coding sequence ATGCTTGAAGCCTTTTACGCCACTGAGCGCGGTAGCTTAGAAGATGCAACCATTAATGGAGGATTTGATCTACACCCTGAATTGGTGTGGGTTGACCTTATTGCGCCTTCATCAGAAGAACAAGAGTGGGTTTTAGAAGCCTATGAGCAAAACTTACCGACGCTAAAATCCTTAGAAGACATTTCTTCATCAGCTCGATTCTACCGCGATGATGACGGTATTCTACATATCAGTACCTATTTTTTAACAAAAAATAAAAATTACCAAGTTGAAGGTGATCCTGAAGACACCTCTAATATGCTTGCCAATGTACAAACAGTAGCGTTCATTCTTCATAAAGATCGACTGTTTACCCTACGTGGGGAAAAGCTCGTTGCGTTTCGTGCATTCCGTGCACGCGCACGTCGCAATGATTATGAAATCGATTATAAAGACCCTACGTGGATTCTATTAGGCTTACTTGAAGCAAAGCTAGATGAGCTTGCGGATATCTTGGAAGATATCCACAGAGACTTAGAATCTTACTCAACTGAAGTCCTCAACGTACGTCATCGTGAACAAATCTTAGATTTGGATGACATGATTACCCGTTTAGCACAGAAAGAAGACATGCTCGGTAAAGCACAACTGTGTTTGATCGATTTACGCCGTGTACTGACCTTTTTATCGCGCCCACGTGCATTAGGTAGTCACATCTATGACGCGGACATCCGAGAGCTCAGTGAAGACGTACGATCACTGGTTGAGCATGATGCATTCTTATTCCAAAAAGTGCGATTCTTACTCGATACCACTTCTGGATTCATTAACACTGAACAGAACGATACGATTCGTCGATTCTCCATACTTCCAAGTATGCTTGCGCCACCGATGCTCATTGCCAGTATTTATGGGATGAACACGGAGGTTTTACCTTTTGCACATGGCACGACCAGTTTTTATGTCGTCATTACAATTCTAGTTGCATTCTTCGTTGGACCACTGATTTACTTCAGATGGAAAAAATGGATTTGA
- a CDS encoding toluene tolerance protein, with translation MIEFKNQELYVSGKIAYENAENYYLSGLKIIQSEKSFPLTVNLSQLEHGSTLALSVFVQWLRQTPNLQGLQFKAVPEKMMKIIQACHLQDDLNLI, from the coding sequence GTGATTGAGTTTAAAAATCAAGAACTATATGTCAGTGGTAAAATTGCTTACGAAAATGCTGAGAACTATTATTTGAGTGGTTTGAAGATAATTCAAAGTGAAAAGAGTTTTCCGCTTACAGTAAACTTATCTCAGCTTGAACATGGAAGCACTTTGGCATTGTCGGTATTTGTCCAATGGTTGAGACAGACTCCTAATTTGCAAGGCTTACAGTTTAAAGCAGTGCCTGAAAAAATGATGAAGATCATTCAAGCCTGTCATTTACAAGATGATTTAAATTTAATCTGA
- a CDS encoding MlaC/ttg2D family ABC transporter substrate-binding protein produces the protein MNMLLKQTFTASILATMVATAAQAAPAEAPPAFVKRVADGLITRLKADHTKLQSNPALVKSIVRQNLDPYVDGQAFTRIVMGTYANSSTPAQRAQFEQNFRNTLIENYGSAFAKYSNQSYTMRPYKATTSKFPVVTIDFNNKGEKIPVSFQLSDAGNQWKVRNLNVSGIDLGLQFRNQFAANVKRNGGNLDKAIATFEPDADAAVKK, from the coding sequence ATGAATATGCTTTTAAAACAAACTTTTACAGCTAGTATTTTGGCTACTATGGTTGCAACTGCTGCTCAAGCTGCGCCTGCTGAAGCTCCGCCAGCTTTTGTTAAACGTGTTGCTGATGGCTTAATTACGCGTTTGAAAGCAGATCATACAAAATTACAAAGCAATCCGGCATTAGTGAAATCCATTGTACGTCAAAACCTTGATCCTTATGTTGATGGTCAAGCATTCACTCGTATCGTAATGGGGACTTATGCAAACAGTAGTACACCTGCGCAACGTGCTCAGTTTGAACAAAACTTCCGTAATACTTTAATTGAAAATTATGGTAGTGCATTTGCGAAGTATTCAAACCAAAGCTATACCATGCGCCCTTATAAAGCGACTACGAGCAAATTTCCTGTCGTGACAATTGATTTTAATAACAAAGGTGAAAAAATCCCTGTGTCATTCCAATTGTCTGATGCGGGTAACCAGTGGAAAGTTCGTAATTTGAATGTGTCGGGTATCGATCTTGGTTTGCAATTCCGTAATCAGTTTGCTGCGAACGTAAAACGTAATGGCGGTAACCTTGATAAAGCGATTGCAACATTTGAGCCAGATGCAGATGCAGCTGTAAAAAAATAA
- the mlaD gene encoding outer membrane lipid asymmetry maintenance protein MlaD, producing MKSRTSELAVGVFVIIFGIALFFLAMKVSGLVGTNLKDSYEMSATFDNVNGLKPRAKVTMSGVKIGQVDSITLDPVTRQATVNFSLDGSLTSFNAKQLEKVKENLIGDLRYSADYQAATPEKQKEMEKQLLSNMSSITNIDEDAYIMVATNGLLGEKYLKVVPGGGLTYIKRGESVANTQGTMDLEDLISKFITGGAGKSSDKADTSEQDHSASTETTDAQTSFVE from the coding sequence ATGAAATCACGTACAAGTGAGTTGGCCGTAGGTGTTTTTGTCATCATCTTCGGTATTGCGCTATTTTTCTTGGCTATGAAAGTCAGTGGTTTAGTTGGTACAAATTTAAAAGACAGTTATGAAATGTCCGCAACATTTGACAATGTCAATGGTTTGAAGCCTCGTGCCAAAGTGACCATGAGCGGTGTGAAGATTGGACAGGTTGACTCAATCACACTTGACCCTGTAACACGTCAAGCGACTGTGAATTTCTCATTGGATGGCTCGTTGACTTCTTTCAATGCGAAACAGCTTGAGAAAGTGAAAGAAAACCTTATCGGTGATTTGCGCTATAGCGCAGACTATCAAGCGGCAACACCTGAGAAACAAAAAGAAATGGAAAAGCAACTGTTAAGTAACATGAGCTCCATCACCAATATTGATGAAGATGCTTATATTATGGTTGCGACAAATGGTTTGTTGGGTGAGAAATACCTCAAAGTTGTACCAGGTGGTGGATTGACTTACATCAAACGTGGTGAAAGTGTTGCCAATACACAGGGTACTATGGATCTGGAAGATCTGATTAGCAAATTTATCACGGGTGGTGCAGGGAAATCATCGGATAAAGCAGATACATCTGAACAAGATCATTCTGCATCTACTGAAACAACTGATGCACAAACGTCATTCGTTGAATAA
- the mlaE gene encoding lipid asymmetry maintenance ABC transporter permease subunit MlaE, whose amino-acid sequence MNAIALLGRRVLERVEGIGVATLMLLRILFSMPTWLGVKLFIYQMYRVGVLSFLIIAVSGLFIGAVLGLQMYNILVTLGSEAMLGAAVSLTLLRELAPVVAGLLFAGRAGSALTAEIGLMKATEQLSSMEMIGVDPLKRVISPRLWAGIVSLPMLSVIFAAIGIMGGKMVGVDFLGADEGSYWSGILSSTQFMKDVFNGTIIKSLVFALICTWIAVYQGYACEPTSEGIATSTTRTVVYSSLCVLGFDFVLTAVMFGGV is encoded by the coding sequence ATGAATGCAATTGCCTTATTAGGTCGACGCGTTCTAGAACGTGTAGAGGGTATTGGTGTTGCAACACTGATGTTGTTGCGCATTTTATTTTCAATGCCCACATGGTTAGGTGTAAAACTTTTTATTTATCAAATGTATCGAGTCGGCGTACTGTCGTTCTTGATCATTGCCGTATCGGGCTTGTTCATTGGTGCGGTACTCGGCTTGCAGATGTATAACATTCTCGTCACTTTAGGCAGCGAGGCAATGTTGGGTGCGGCGGTATCGTTAACCTTATTACGTGAGCTTGCTCCAGTTGTTGCGGGCTTACTATTTGCAGGTCGTGCAGGTTCTGCATTAACTGCAGAAATTGGCTTAATGAAAGCCACTGAGCAATTGTCTAGTATGGAAATGATCGGTGTGGATCCTTTAAAACGTGTGATTTCACCACGTTTATGGGCAGGCATTGTAAGTTTACCGATGTTGTCTGTGATCTTTGCTGCTATTGGTATCATGGGCGGTAAAATGGTCGGTGTCGATTTTCTCGGTGCAGATGAAGGGTCTTACTGGAGTGGTATTCTCAGTAGTACCCAATTTATGAAAGATGTATTCAACGGTACCATCATCAAAAGTTTGGTATTCGCTTTAATTTGTACTTGGATTGCGGTGTATCAAGGCTATGCCTGTGAGCCAACGTCTGAGGGTATTGCAACATCTACGACACGTACTGTTGTGTATTCGTCTTTATGTGTTTTAGGTTTTGATTTCGTGTTGACTGCGGTCATGTTCGGAGGTGTTTAA
- a CDS encoding ABC transporter ATP-binding protein, which produces MNKQSYAEAEALIEVKNLSFNRGERVIYDNVSLQIRRGQITAIMGPSGTGKTTLLRLIGGQLTPDSGEVLLDGKNIASMSRGELFAARARMGMLFQSGALFTDMTVYENVAFPIRAHTKLPENLIAELVALKLESVGLRGAEKLMPAELSGGMNRRVALARAIALDPDLIMYDEPFAGQDPIVMGVLTRLIRSLREALDLTTIIVSHDVDETLSIADYIYVVAEGKVQGEGTPEELKQHASPFVQQFLTGSIEGPVDYQFSHQAYLSNEVGS; this is translated from the coding sequence ATGAATAAGCAAAGTTATGCCGAAGCTGAAGCTTTAATAGAAGTCAAAAATCTAAGCTTTAACCGAGGTGAACGCGTTATCTACGATAATGTCAGTTTACAGATTCGTCGTGGACAAATTACCGCAATCATGGGGCCATCGGGTACGGGTAAAACCACTTTACTGCGCTTGATTGGCGGTCAATTGACGCCAGATTCGGGTGAAGTGCTCCTTGATGGAAAGAATATTGCGTCAATGTCACGTGGTGAGCTTTTTGCCGCGCGTGCGCGTATGGGTATGTTATTTCAAAGTGGTGCATTATTTACAGACATGACAGTCTATGAAAATGTAGCTTTCCCAATTCGAGCGCATACTAAACTGCCAGAAAATTTAATTGCAGAATTAGTGGCGCTGAAGTTGGAATCAGTAGGTTTACGTGGTGCTGAAAAACTGATGCCTGCTGAACTTTCAGGTGGGATGAATCGTCGCGTGGCTTTGGCCCGTGCGATTGCACTTGATCCAGATTTGATCATGTATGACGAACCTTTTGCAGGGCAAGACCCGATTGTGATGGGGGTTTTAACGCGGTTGATTCGTTCATTACGTGAAGCCCTAGATTTAACGACGATTATTGTGTCGCATGATGTTGATGAAACATTATCAATTGCTGATTATATTTATGTCGTTGCAGAAGGCAAAGTACAAGGTGAGGGCACACCAGAAGAATTAAAACAACATGCTTCTCCGTTTGTACAACAGTTTTTAACGGGTTCAATTGAAGGGCCTGTAGATTATCAATTTAGTCATCAAGCCTATTTAAGTAATGAGGTCGGTTCATGA